From the bacterium (Candidatus Blackallbacteria) CG13_big_fil_rev_8_21_14_2_50_49_14 genome, one window contains:
- a CDS encoding class I SAM-dependent methyltransferase — MTSSHRHASSAQEPKAFWEKRYLESVSRSRGKAGRFLQDWVSGLEPQRVLELGCSTGDDSLWLAEKGWQVTAVDISEHAVQTAQRLAQEAGLSERIAFLNCDLTQEFPAGQFELVSATYFQSPFDFPRIQILKTAASRIVKGGHLLIVTHASAPPWAAHTEPKHEFPKAEEDWQNLDLPESQWQLLKLSVETRLAQGPQGQEAELKDNLIFARRL; from the coding sequence ATGACTTCCTCTCACCGACACGCCTCTTCAGCTCAGGAACCCAAAGCGTTTTGGGAAAAACGCTATCTTGAAAGTGTGTCCCGCAGCCGTGGTAAAGCCGGTAGGTTTTTGCAGGACTGGGTTTCAGGTTTAGAACCCCAACGGGTGCTGGAACTGGGCTGTAGCACAGGGGATGACAGTCTTTGGTTGGCTGAAAAAGGGTGGCAGGTTACCGCCGTGGATATTTCGGAACATGCCGTGCAAACGGCCCAGCGTTTGGCGCAGGAAGCAGGTCTGTCAGAACGGATTGCTTTTCTAAACTGCGATTTGACCCAAGAATTTCCAGCGGGTCAGTTTGAGTTGGTCAGTGCGACCTATTTTCAATCGCCCTTTGATTTTCCCAGAATACAAATTTTAAAGACAGCAGCTTCACGGATTGTCAAAGGGGGGCATCTGTTGATCGTTACCCACGCCTCGGCACCCCCTTGGGCTGCTCATACAGAGCCAAAACATGAATTTCCAAAGGCTGAAGAGGATTGGCAAAATCTGGACTTGCCTGAATCGCAATGGCAACTGTTGAAGCTCAGTGTGGAGACACGTCTGGCCCAAGGGCCTCAAGGGCAGGAAGCAGAGCTAAAGGACAATTTGATCTTTGCCCGGCGGCTATAA
- a CDS encoding DUF4007 domain-containing protein has product MSDAVLNKQSEDFLRQALPVFARHETFHPRFGWLKKGYDRTKQDPAIFLQQDAPVTLGVGKNMVNAIRYWTQAFKLIEEAGESESKGTEYLPSDFGLNLLDDNGWDPYLENLGSLWLLHWYLVKPVSIAATWYFAFNAFSHIEFNSDEFLKELSDFRTLYFPRANAVEASLKKDANCFLRMYAEGASNKKGVREESIDSPFIQLGLMQSHRSHHYQFNIGYKPTLPPEIIVFACLDFAAMYSTGQTLKLDSLLFKPGSPGFVFRLNEASLCEAIEKVARKFKQVQYSEAAGLLQLSFQGDPKTLGHKLLNRYYKEQA; this is encoded by the coding sequence GTGAGTGATGCCGTCTTAAATAAACAATCCGAAGACTTTCTCCGTCAGGCTTTACCCGTCTTTGCAAGACATGAAACTTTTCACCCACGCTTTGGTTGGCTAAAAAAAGGTTATGATCGCACCAAACAAGATCCAGCTATTTTTCTCCAACAAGATGCTCCTGTCACCTTGGGCGTTGGCAAGAACATGGTTAATGCGATTCGCTATTGGACACAGGCATTTAAGTTAATTGAAGAAGCGGGTGAATCAGAAAGTAAAGGTACAGAATACTTACCTTCAGATTTTGGCTTAAATCTATTGGACGATAATGGATGGGATCCTTACCTAGAAAACCTGGGCTCACTCTGGCTTTTACACTGGTATTTAGTCAAACCTGTGTCTATTGCTGCAACTTGGTATTTTGCTTTCAATGCTTTTTCTCATATTGAATTCAACAGCGACGAATTTTTAAAAGAACTGAGCGATTTTCGCACCCTTTATTTCCCTCGGGCTAATGCTGTTGAAGCCTCTCTCAAGAAAGATGCCAATTGTTTTTTGCGAATGTATGCAGAAGGAGCTTCAAATAAAAAAGGTGTTAGAGAAGAATCCATTGATTCACCTTTTATTCAATTGGGTTTAATGCAATCTCATCGTTCTCATCATTATCAGTTTAATATAGGTTATAAACCCACATTGCCCCCAGAAATTATCGTTTTTGCCTGTCTTGATTTCGCTGCTATGTATAGTACTGGGCAAACATTAAAACTAGATAGCTTATTGTTTAAACCAGGCAGTCCGGGATTTGTCTTTCGGCTCAATGAAGCCAGCTTATGTGAGGCCATCGAAAAAGTTGCTCGAAAGTTTAAACAAGTGCAATATTCTGAAGCAGCAGGGCTTTTACAATTGAGTTTTCAAGGTGATCCTAAAACACTCGGACATAAATTATTAAATCGTTATTATAAGGAGCAGGCATGA
- a CDS encoding transcriptional regulator — translation MKTDQRLWRTLHVLIHMSHHPAPLTSQTLAKMLNTNAVVVRRTLACLREKQLIQAEKGHGGGWILIKPLHQISLREIYDALGEPTILHFTPESNLPGCLVEKAVNQALDKVLQEAHNLVLERFESLTLAHIEQDFQTLLQSTAAGVIAG, via the coding sequence ATGAAAACCGATCAAAGGCTTTGGCGAACCCTGCATGTTTTGATTCACATGAGCCACCATCCAGCCCCGCTTACCTCCCAAACGCTCGCCAAAATGCTCAATACCAATGCCGTTGTCGTACGACGTACCTTGGCCTGCCTGCGTGAAAAACAACTGATTCAAGCCGAAAAAGGACATGGGGGCGGATGGATTCTGATCAAACCTTTGCATCAAATCAGCCTGCGTGAGATCTATGATGCCCTGGGAGAGCCCACCATACTCCACTTCACCCCAGAAAGCAACCTGCCCGGCTGTCTTGTTGAAAAGGCTGTCAATCAGGCCCTGGATAAAGTTCTTCAGGAAGCTCACAATCTGGTTCTAGAGCGATTTGAGTCACTTACTTTGGCCCATATCGAACAGGATTTTCAAACTTTGTTGCAAAGCACTGCGGCTGGGGTCATTGCGGGATGA